A segment of the Rattus norvegicus strain BN/NHsdMcwi chromosome 16, GRCr8, whole genome shotgun sequence genome:
CAGGACCCCAATTCGATAGATTGGATCAAGGCCTGTGAGTCTCTTTCTAGGAGATGCTCCCAGGTGAGGTCCAGGCCATTTCTCTGTGAGTTCCATGTGAACAATCAGATGCCATTTCTAAGATTCAAGCCCAAGCTGGAGGTGTAACAGTGGCGGCCAATTCTTCTAGCACATGTAAGGCGGTGGATTTGGTCTCTAGCACCTTACCTTTAAATATATCTTCCTCTCCCCTGCCACCCCTCAGTGGCTCTCTGTTGCTCACACTGCTCCTGGATTTCCCACCAGTATTCTTTTATAACTCATTAGTCTATgcctctcctccccccaccctgccccttTAACCCAGCATTTGCAGTTCCTCAAAGCACTGTGCTTTCCCATTCTCTGTACCTACAATGTCTTAGCATCTAGATCATCCCTACTATCTTGGTAAGATTCTCCAAGCCATCTTCCCCTCTAGGAAACTTTTCTACAAGTTCCCAGGCATGCTTTCAAGTAGCTTACAAAAAAAGCAGGGAATTGCTCCACGAGCCTGTCTTTCCAGGCCTTCACCATGTAGAGACACGCTGGCTCATTGACCTGCCCATTTTCTTACTTAGACCTGGAAGAGCAGAACCTGACATAGTGAAAGGTTACAACTGTGTGCTGGGTAGCAGACAATCGGTGAGACCCACACCCTCTCTGGGTAGCTTCTCCAGGCACTTGTCAAATGACAGCTGTTGCTTCTGGTAGTCTCGTTGGGAAACGGAGGAGAGGGTCATTTCTACTCAGTGTGTACTTCTAATTCCTGCTTCAAACTGCTTTATATTTTATGCTCCATTCCCTTTCTTGGCATCCTAGGAATAAAAACCATGACCTCACACATGCCAAGTTAACACTTTCCTGCTAAGCTGTTCTTCCTAGCTCATACTTTTCATTTGGTGTTCACTACTCTCTGATTTTTCCCCATGTGGTAGAATCCGGGGCCTGCTTGATTTTTACCTTTTGCTGCTCTGGGTGTTCCTGCCACTCCACATCCACTCAGACTAGATCTGCATGGGTTTGAGCCTCAGCGATCAGTTTTGAGATCTGAGGGTCTAAACCATCATCTTGTTCTCTCTACAAGTCAGCAAGTTTTTCATTACTACACACAATACCCAAGGTTATCACCCTCCAGATTGGAAAGTTTATTTGAGCCTACAGCTTTGGAGGTCTTGATCCATGGCTGCTTGTTCTGTTGCTTTGATGCCTGTGTTAAACACTGTCCTCTTCAAGAACACAGTTCCAGTGACCCGACTCCCTTACTAGACTCACTACCTATTATGGTAAATGGTCTCTGAAGAGAACTCCCATGAGCCAGGTTGCATTAGAGAAAGATCTGGATACTAGGGCAGAGTATATATGTTCTTTTCCTGGCCACGTGTAATCACTTTGCCTTTCTGGGGTCTCTGTTCTCTCATCAATGGATGCTGTGATTTCTCTGTCAACCCAGAGTAGTAGGAAAGCTTACACAAGTCAGTGGGACAGGGCTAAGGAACTGAAAACCCAGAGTCACATACAGTGAAAGCTATTTGAGTGCAAGGATACAGAGACAAGACTGTCATAACTCCTGGATCATCCCACCAGTCTACTTTTGTCTCCACTCTTAGAAAAGGTTAGTGCTTGTAAAGAATGTTCTTGGGCCTCTGGCCATTGTTAAAGCCCCTTTCTCTTACTTCCAGGAGTTTGACAGACTTATAGAAGAAGCCCAACTCAGGCCTCCCAGACTAGCCAAAGTGGTCACCGTCACAGGGTGGAAAAGGCAGGATGTCTCAGCTCCTCCCTGTATGTCTGGGTCTGACATTGAGTCTATTTTATACAACCCTACAAACCCCTACACAAAGGACAATGAGAAACTATCTGTTGCCAGCCCCAGTGGCCAGTGACAATCTGGAGGATTAGGTACAAGAATCACAGAATCAGATGACATGGCAGGGAGAATGAAGCCAACCTTCCTTGAAGAGCTGTTTTTCAAACCTCTTCAAGACTTTATTATCTCTTTCATGGCAAAGAGACAAATTAATGTCTATTTCTTCTAGTACATGGGGGTCACCCTGGACTTCAATCCCAACCAGTGATGTCTGCACCCATGGCCCTCTCTGTCCAGCGTTCACTAAGCACGGCCTCGGGGGAAGGGGGTTGACTGTGACTCTTCATTGACATTGTAGGGACCGTTCTGGGGCCTCTGCTCCCCAAGGAGATGGAAGCCACCACCTTCCACCCAGAGggctttctcttcctcccagagGGCATTCTCTTCCTCCCAGAGGGACTTCTTATCTTCCCACAGAGCCTTCTCTTCTGCAAGCAGGGCTCTTTCCTCTACCCACAAGGCTTTTTCCTCCTCCCATAGGGCCTTGTCCTCCTGAAGGAGATTCCGGTCTCTTTCCCATAAAGCATTGTCCTCTCTCCAGAATGCTTTGTCCTCCTTCCAGAAAGTTCTGTATTTTTTCCAGAAAGTCTTCTCTTCTTCCCGGAAAGATTTTTCCATTTCCCAGAAGgttttttcttccttccagaagatcttctcttcttcccagaaaggtctcTCTTCTTCCCAAAAACCCAGAATCTGGCCCCGGAAAGCCCGGATCTTGCCTCGGAACTCCCAGATCTCTTCCCTGAAGTCTTCTATTTTCTCATGGAAAATTTTCATCTCTTCTCGAAAAGCCTTTTCCTCCTGTAGCTTGTGTATTAATTTCTTCTGACGGATACTGGGTGAGGGCAGTACCAGTGAACGGAGGCAGGCCAGCCCCATCCATTTGCTCACCTTGAAGGGAAACATCTCCCAATCAGCTGGAATGGTGGATGGCTGTGTTGGAGGTCAGGGCTGTTGGCCACGTCCAGGTCAGTTGGCCAAACCCTGTGAGTACATCAGAGAGAAGACATCTATGAGCAACATTCACCAGAGAACAGTGCTTGGGAACATGCTGTCTTATATGAGAGAATTTAGTCATTGCTCTTTTAGTTGTATTGGTGAAAGAATCTTTAGTACAGAAGAATGCTGGGTGGCCGTGGCTTTTAGCTGGTTGATACAAAGTCTAGTGTTCCAAAACAATCTCACACAACAAAAACACTGGTGCTAAACTAGGAATAAAAGAACACAAGGGTGATGTGATAATTTAAGGGAAGGATTACAGGTCATTTGCTTTCTCCATTTAAGTAGTAAGTTGCCACAGTCTCTAGAGGGTTCATTTTTGTCAAAGCCACTCAAGATTCATCTTAATTCTGTCTTGGGGGTTCCTGGTCATTCATGTTTGTATGAAAATTGTTTTCACAAGACACCTGGCCAATTGGATGGGGAGCCCCACcaatggagggagggaaattattttaacaaaaaagcATGTTCAATAAACAGAGGTTAAATGAGAAAAAGTGAGACAATGCCAAATATTGGTGAGGCTGTGGAACCTGAAAAACCACTCACATGATATTGCTACTTAGTTATGACACAAATGAGCCAGCAGTTTCACTTCCAGATGCCAACTGAAGGGAACTTCTAATTTGTGAGTAGGGCACAGACACCACATATTCAAGTAGTTTGTCTACACTCAGTCTGGAAACAGCCCAATCCGTGACAGGCAGAAGCAATACAACACGGTGGTAAATTCCTTCAATACGCAGCAGAAGTACAACACCATGAATGAAGCCTATGAATACTGTGGTGAAAGAATCAAGGgatttgaaagaataaagatcccaaacaagcaaaaacccctACTGTATAGGGAGACATACTTGAGTTATAGCCCAAAGAATACAAGCAACTACGTGAGCTTAAACAGGATAGTGGTTGGCAGGGGAACATTTCAGGGATCGAGTAATGATTCAGGCAGTGATTAGTGCCAATCTGAGAAGAGCTGGGGGGCGGAGGGGACAGGACAGTGtcttgtttctttgcttgggTAGTGACTGTATATGTGTCATATAAAAATATGTTCATAAAAAACCCCTAAGCAccagttaaagagaaaagaagagagaaaaagagaagaaagatgggAAGAGGCACGgagaagagacaagagaggaaaaaggaaaattagAAATGGGAAGAGAAGACACGGAagtggaagaagggaagagaaggtgaaggaaaaggaaaagaaaaaaggaaggaaaagaaatggaagaaaggaaagggaagagtggAAAGGGGGAAGTAGGAAGGTGGAGCAGAAGGGGGAGGATTAGGATTCTAAACACTGTGGTGTAGTCAAAGTGGCAAATATCCAGG
Coding sequences within it:
- the Ccdc70 gene encoding coiled-coil domain-containing protein 70 isoform X1 codes for the protein MFPFKVSKWMGLACLRSLVLPSPSIRQKKLIHKLQEEKAFREEMKIFHEKIEDFREEIWEFRGKIRAFRGQILGFWEEERPFWEEEKIFWKEEKTFWEMEKSFREEEKTFWKKYRTFWKEDKAFWREDNALWERDRNLLQEDKALWEEEKALWVEERALLAEEKALWEDKKSLWEEENALWEEEKALWVEGGGFHLLGEQRPQNGPYNVNEESQSTPFPRGRA